The region GCTGAGGACAGACGGTCAAGGCATGTCTCAAGGAGATCATGCATGCTCTTGCGATAGTCGTCCCAGTTGGCTGGGTCGAGCCGGTTGCCTTCTTTGGTCATGACAGGAGCCTGATTGCGAGTCTTGCGTCGGGGCGACAAGACGGCGTTCGACGGGGGAAGTCAATGCCGTATGCACAGCTTTCTATTTTCAAAACCGGGGATTAGGCCCAGCAGAAAGAAGTGGTCTTCAGATGTTGCGGGCACCGTCAGCAATCAGCCGCATGACCATCTCGGCATAATCCTCGCGGCTGAGGTCACCACCGTCCTGAAACCACAGATAATGCCAGTTGAGCATGCCAAAGAGCGACATGGTCACAGGCTTCAGCTTGGGACTGTCTTTCAGGGAAGGGTGAACAGCACTGATGCTCTCCGCAAACAGTTTGACCAGCTTGCGCTCCATGGCCCTCAGCTCCGATTGTTGATGGTCCGGCAGGCTGGAGAGATGGTTGATCTGGACCTTGTGTTGGGCATCCGCATCCCGATAGGCCTCAAGCAAAGCTGAAATCAGTGCTTTCAACCGGTCTTCCGGAGTGGCCGCCCCTGCTTCACTCTTTTCCGTTTCACTGGCGGCTGTTGTCACCCGGATCAGATGTTCCAGATGAGAGCGGACAATGTCATAGAGCAGCGCATCCTTGGCGCTGTAATAATGATAGAGCAGGGCCTTTGACACGCCACAGGCCTCCGCAATCCTGCTCATCGATGCCCGGTCAAAACCATGTATGGCGAATAGTCTGGCCGACTGATCAAGAATGGCCTGGCGTTTGTCATCATAATCATCAGCGCGGGCTCGGGCCACGTGGTCAGTCCTTTGATCTCAGATCAACAATGCGTCTGGCTTTGCCGAGGGAACGTTCAACACTTCCCGGTTCATCAACCACAATCCGCGCTCCGATGCCGATATTGTTTCTGATATGCTGTCCCAGTTCATGACCGAGATGGGAACGGGCATCGGCATCGCTATGGTCCATACGTGATTCCACATAAACCGTCATCACGTCGAGACGATCCTCACGGCTGAGCTCTATCTGGTAGTGAGGGGCAAGTCCGTCACAGCGGAGGAGTTGTTCCTCAATCTGGCTTGGAAAGACATTGACGCCCCGAATGATCATCATATCGTCCGAACGACCCGTGACTTTTTCCATCCGCCGCATGGAGCGGGCTGTGCCAGGAAGAAGGCGGGTGAGATCCCGTGTCCGATACCGGATAATCGGCAGACCTTCCTTGGTCAGGGTGGTGAAGACAAGTTCTCCTTCCTCACCGTCTGCAACGGGCTGACCGGACACGGGGTCGATAATCTCCGGGTAGAAATGATCCTCCCAGATATGCAACCCGTCCTTGGTCTCCACACATTCATTGGCAACACCGGGGCCCATGATTTCCGACAGGCCGTAAATGTCGACTGCGTGCATGTCGAAGGCCTGTTCGATTTCCTGCCGCATGGAATTGGTCCACGGTTCCGCGCCGAAAATACCGGCTTTCAGAGAAGTTTCGCGCGGGTCCAGCCCTTCCTTTCGGAACTCATCCAGAATGGAGAGCATGTAGGACGGGGTGACCATGATGATATCCGGTTTGAAATCCCGGATCAGCATCACCTGGCGCTCTGTCATGCCACCGGAAATCGGCACGATTGTGCAGCCCAGTCGTTCCGCGCCGTAATGGGCTCCAAGTCCGCCGGTAAACAGGCCATAGCCATAGGCGATGTGAACGATCATGCCGGGTCGACCACCGGAAGCGCGGATGGATCGTGCCACCAGATCAGCCCAGTTGGAAATGTCCTGCTCTGTATATCCCACAACCGTCGGCTTGCCGGTTGTTCCGGATGACGCGTGCACACGAAGGATTTTCTCTCTGGGAACGGCGAACATGCCGAACGGATAATTGTCTCTGAGATCAGCCTTGGTGGTGAATGGGAAGCGTCGGAGATCCTCAAGGCTTTTCAGATCATCGGGATGAACACCGGCCTCATCAAAGGAAGAGCGATAGAAGGGCACATTCTCATAGGCATGGCGCAGGGACCACGCCATACGCTCGAGCTGCAGCGCTGAAATGGCGTCACGGGATGCTGTCTCGATCGGGTCGAGATCACCTGGTTTCGGGCTGAGATCCAGCATTCAACAGTCCTCCTCTGTGGCCTCTGATGCGACGTCCTCCGGCGGCAGCAGTGTGCCTTTCACTGTGCGGCAATGGCCGCGAAACTCGGCAATGGTCATGTCCTTCTCCGTCCGGACTACAATGTCGTAGATGCCGGACCGTCCTTGTCTCTGGCGTTCTGTTGCCTCTGCCACAAGCCGGTCTCCCAGATAGGCCGGGGTCAGAAAAGTAACGCTGCAATGCTGGGCCACCGTCCGCTGATTGTAACTGTTGCAGGCAAAGGCAAAGGCTGAATCGGCCAGCGTGAAGATGACACCACCATGGCAGGTGCCGTGACCATTGACCATAACGTCTGTCACCAGCATGGAAACGCAGGCCTTGCCGGGTGAGACCGCATCCAGCTGCATGCCCATGGACTGGCTGGCCTGATCCGTTTGCCAGAGCGCGGCCGCACAGGCTTTTGCCAGCTCGTCTGCTGTCTGGGCCATCTAGCGTCTCCCTGTGAACTTGGGTGGACGTTTGGCCATGAAAGCCCGGACACCTTCCGCATAGTCCGGAGAGCGTCCCGCTTCGCCCTGCAGGCGGCATTCAAGTTCGAGCTGGTCGTCCAGCGAATTGGTTTCCGCAGCGTCGAGAGCCTGTTTGATGAAACTGTATCCCAGTGTCGGGCCTTCTGCGAGACGGGCCACCATTGTCAGGGCTGTGTCCATCAGCACGTCATCATCCACGGCTTTCCAGATCATGCCCCAGTCCTCGGCCTGTTCCGCTGAAACTGGCTCAGCCAGAAGCGCCAGGGCCCGCGCACGCGGCATGCCCACAAGACGCGGCAGAAGCCAGGTGCCACCTGAATCCGGCACAAGGCCGATCTTTGAGAAGGCTTGAATGAACTTGGCTGAGCGGCCCGCGAGAACAATATCGCACCCGAGTGCCAGATTGGCACCGGCACCAGCTGCAACGCCATTCACCGCGCAGACTATGGGGAAGGGCAGA is a window of Coralliovum pocilloporae DNA encoding:
- a CDS encoding TetR/AcrR family transcriptional regulator, which produces MARARADDYDDKRQAILDQSARLFAIHGFDRASMSRIAEACGVSKALLYHYYSAKDALLYDIVRSHLEHLIRVTTAASETEKSEAGAATPEDRLKALISALLEAYRDADAQHKVQINHLSSLPDHQQSELRAMERKLVKLFAESISAVHPSLKDSPKLKPVTMSLFGMLNWHYLWFQDGGDLSREDYAEMVMRLIADGARNI
- the paaK gene encoding phenylacetate--CoA ligase PaaK, yielding MLDLSPKPGDLDPIETASRDAISALQLERMAWSLRHAYENVPFYRSSFDEAGVHPDDLKSLEDLRRFPFTTKADLRDNYPFGMFAVPREKILRVHASSGTTGKPTVVGYTEQDISNWADLVARSIRASGGRPGMIVHIAYGYGLFTGGLGAHYGAERLGCTIVPISGGMTERQVMLIRDFKPDIIMVTPSYMLSILDEFRKEGLDPRETSLKAGIFGAEPWTNSMRQEIEQAFDMHAVDIYGLSEIMGPGVANECVETKDGLHIWEDHFYPEIIDPVSGQPVADGEEGELVFTTLTKEGLPIIRYRTRDLTRLLPGTARSMRRMEKVTGRSDDMMIIRGVNVFPSQIEEQLLRCDGLAPHYQIELSREDRLDVMTVYVESRMDHSDADARSHLGHELGQHIRNNIGIGARIVVDEPGSVERSLGKARRIVDLRSKD
- the paaI gene encoding hydroxyphenylacetyl-CoA thioesterase PaaI encodes the protein MAQTADELAKACAAALWQTDQASQSMGMQLDAVSPGKACVSMLVTDVMVNGHGTCHGGVIFTLADSAFAFACNSYNQRTVAQHCSVTFLTPAYLGDRLVAEATERQRQGRSGIYDIVVRTEKDMTIAEFRGHCRTVKGTLLPPEDVASEATEEDC
- the paaG gene encoding 2-(1,2-epoxy-1,2-dihydrophenyl)acetyl-CoA isomerase PaaG, translating into MAEQTVLVDRRDGFHLLTLNRPDKLNSFNDAMHAELMAALVTAENDDACRAIVLTGAGRGFCAGQDLGDRVSPDASDGPPDLSESIETRYNPLVRKLRSLPFPIVCAVNGVAAGAGANLALGCDIVLAGRSAKFIQAFSKIGLVPDSGGTWLLPRLVGMPRARALALLAEPVSAEQAEDWGMIWKAVDDDVLMDTALTMVARLAEGPTLGYSFIKQALDAAETNSLDDQLELECRLQGEAGRSPDYAEGVRAFMAKRPPKFTGRR